The following nucleotide sequence is from Pseudonocardia sp. C8.
ACCCGCCGCGTCAGCCCGTGGTTCCTGCTCCTCGTCGGCGTCACCGTGCTCGGGGGCGTGCTCGCCGCGGCCGCGGTACCCGCCCGCTCCGAGGCGATGGCCGTCGCCGGGGTCTTCGTGATCGTGCTGGCCGGCTGGGCCGTGTCGCTCTGCCTGCACGAGTTCGGCCACGCGATCACGGCCTACCGCGGCGGCGACACGTCGGTGGCCGCGAAGGGCTACCTGACCCTCGACGTCCGCCGCTACACCGATCCCGGGCTGTCCCTCGTGCTCCCGCTGATCATTCTGCTGGTCGGTGGGCTGCCGCTTCCCGGCGGGGCCGTGTGGATCAACCAGTGGGCGCTGCGGTCCCGGGCCCGGCGGAGCGCGGTCTCGATGGCCGGGCCGGTGGCCAACCTCGTGCTCGGGATCGTGCTGATCGTCGTCGTGGGCGTGTTCCCCGCCATGCCGACACCGGTCGCGGCCGGGCTGTCGGCGCTGGCCCTGTTCCAGATCGTCGCCTTCGTGCTGAACATGCTCCCGGTGCCCGGGCTGGACGGCTGGGGCGCGCTGGAGCCGTACCTGCCGGTGCCGGCGCAACGGTTCGGTGAGCGGGTCCGGCCGTGGGCCCCGCTGGCGCTGCTGGCGCTGCTGCTGTTCGTGCCGGGGGTCAGCACGCTGTTCTTCGCCGGGACGCAGATCCTCTACACGCTCGCCGGCGGGGACGCCCGGCTGGCCGGGCAGGGGTTCAGAGCACTGTTCTTCTGGCAGAACCTCTAGCCGCGGCCACCATCGCGGCGAGGGTGTCGCCGTCGCCGGGCAGCCCGTCGACCGGCCACCACCGCAGGTCGAGCGACTCGTCGCTGATCCGCGGCTGCGCGCCGGTCGGGGCGCGGACCAGGTAGCGGACGTCGAGGTGCCGGGTCGGGACGCCGAGCGAGCAGGTGACCGGGTGGACGTCGACGTGCAGCGGGTGCTCGCCGATCTCCAGCCCGGCGATGCCGGACTCCTCGGTCGCCTCCCGCAGCGCCGCCGCGCGCAGGCTCTCGTCGCGGGGCTCGCAGTGGCCGCCGAGCTGCACCCAGCGGCCCACCCGGGGGTGCAGGGTGAGCAGCGTGTGCGTGCCGTCGGCGTCGAGGACCAGCGCGGACGCGGTCAGGTGACCGGGCACGCAGGACCGGTCGCACGCGTCGTCCGGGCGGGTGTCGAGGAAGGCCAGCAGGGCGTGCTTGAGCGCACGCTGGTCCTCGCCCTCCGGGTCCCACGCGCCGAGCTCCCGCGCCGCCGTCGCCGCAGCTACCACCGTGCCTCCTCTGCTCTGCTCACCTCTGCGCACCACCCCGGCCCGCGGCTCCGCACGGCCCCCGTCAGAGCTCGATCAGGCCGTCGTGCGGGTCGCGGGGCGCGCGGGGCTCCAGCGGTTCCGCGGGCACCCCGACCGCCACCGCGCCGAGGGCCTCCCAGTCCGCGGGCAGGTCCAGTGCGGCCCGCGCCACGTCCGGCGCGAAGATCGTCGACCCGACCCAGCAGGACGCGAGCCCCTCCGCGGCCAACGCCACCAGCAGCGCCTGGACCGCGGCCCCTCCGGCGACGGTGAACATGTCCCGCTCGGCCGCGTCCCGGGCGTCGCCGTAGGCGTGCATGCCCTCGCGGGACCGGAACGCCAGCACCAGCTCCGGGGCCCGGCGCAGCAGGTCCCCGCGCGCCAGGCGGCGTTCGATCTCGTCGGCCGGGCGGCCGTCGGCGGCGAGGTCGGCCCGCCAGCGTGCCCGCAGCGCGTCCAGCACGGCGGCCCGGCGCTCCGGGTCGCGCAGCCACACGAACCGGAACGGGGTGCTGTGGTGCGGGGCGGGCGCGGTGAGCGCGGTGCCCACGGCGCGGCGCAGGGCCTCCGGGTCGACCGGGTCGGCGGCGAACGAGCGGGTGCTGCGCCGCAGCAGCACCGCCTCCCGGCGGCCTCGCGCGATCGCCTCGTCCGTGCCGAGCCAGAACAGGTCGTCCTCGAGCGGCCGGACGAGGTCGCGGGCGGTGCTGCCGTCGTCGTCGAGGCGCATGCCGCGCACGACGGCCACCGGCACCCCGCCGAGCTTGCCCTTCACCAGGTCCGCGGCCGCGGCGAGCTCGTCGGCGACCGCGATCTCGGTGACGAGCAGGTCGTTGCCCTGGGCGTCGACCGCGCCGCCGTAGCGGTGCAGCACCGGCACCCCGGCCGAGCCGATGGCGACGTCGGTCTGCCCGACCCGCCAGGTCCGGCCCAGGGTGTCGGTGACGACGACGCCGACCGTCACGCCGAGCCGGTCGCGCAGCCCGTCCCGGAGGGCGGCGGCGGAGGCGTCCGGGTCGGCGGGCAGCAGGGCGAGCTCGTCGCGGCGCACGTTCGACCCGTCCACCCCGGCGGCCGCCTGCACGACGCCGAGCTTCCCCGCGACGATCACGGTCTTCCCGCGCCGGGCCAGGATCCGCTCGGTCTCGCCGTCGACCAGGCTGCGGCGCAGCGCGTCGCGTTCCTGCTCGTCGGCCGGGGCCGGGACCAGGCGTCCCTCGACCTTGGAGAACACCTTGCTGGTCACGACGAGGACGTCGCCGTCGGCGAGCCAGGGCAGGTGCTCGGCCAGCGCGGCGGTGAGGTCGTCGCCGGGACGGAACTCGGGCAGCCCGGGGACCGCGACGATCTCCAGGCCGGACGCCGCGTGGTCGGGGAACTCAGTCGACACGCACGCCCGCCAGGTCGAACGCGGCCCGGGCCATGGCGGCGGTGGCCTCGGTGCCGGTCATCAGCAGCGGCACCTCGCGGACGGTCGCGCCGGGCACGGTCGCGGTGTCGCCGGTGTGCACGAGGTAGCCGTCGAGCAGCCCGCCCTCGCCGCGGCCGCCGTAGTGCCGGCCCACCCCCTCCGCGCTGGTCTCGACGCCGATCGCGGTCAGGCACCGGTCGGCCATCCCGCGGACCGGAGCCCCGCCGACGATCGGGGACAGCCCGACGACCGGCGCGGGGGTCGCGGCGAGTGCCTGCGCCACACCGGGGACCGACACGATCGTGCCGATGGACACGACCGGGTTGGACGGGGCGACCAGCACGACGTCGGCGCCGGCGATCGAGGCCCGCGCGTCCGGGAGGATCCCGGCCTGGTCGGCGCCCACCGAGGCGAACCGGTAGGCCTTGGGCTCGGCGCGGTGCCGGATCCACCACTCCTGGAAGTGGACGGCGACCTGCGGCGCGGCCTCGTCGTCGGCCGGCGCGTCCGGGTTGTCGATCACCACGTGGGTCTCGACCCGGTCGTCGGTGGCGGGCAGCAGCCGGACCCCGGGCCGCCAGCGGTGGCAGAGCGCCTCGGTGACCTGGGACAGCGGGTACCCGGCCCGCAGCATGCGGGTGCGGACCAGGTGGGTGGCGACGTCGCGGTCGCCGAGGCCGAACCAGGTGGGCTCGGCCTCGTAGGCCTCCAGCTCCTCCCGGATCGACCAGGTCTCGCCGGACCGGCCCCACCCCTTCGCGGTGTCGATCCCGCCGCCGAGGGTGTACATGCAGGTGTCGAGGTCCGGGCACACCCGCAGGCCGTGCAGCCAGATGTCGTCGCCGACGTTGACCACGGCGTCCACCTGGTGCGGGTGGTCGTCGACATCCCCCTCCCACCCGGGTCCGACCGCGGGCAGGCCGAGGGCGGCCTTGACGCCTTGCAGGAAGCGGGCCCCGCCGACCCCGCCGACCAGAACGGTGACCTTCACAGCCGACGACCCTACGACGCTCAGATGGCGCGGTGGTCGCGCGGGGAGAACCGGGGGCCGAACCGGGGCCGCCGGAACCCGGAGGCCTCGATGTAGCGCACGGCCCGCTGCCGCTGCGGGGCGTACGGGCGCAGCACCTCCAGCAGGCCGGCGTCGTCGAGGTCGTGGCCCAGCAGCGCCCAGCCCACGGTGTTCGGGATGTGGAAGTCGCCGAAGCTGACCGCGTCCGGGTCGCCCCACACCCGCTGGGCGACCTCGGCCGCCGTCCACACCCCGATCCCGGGGACCCGCCGCAGGAGCTCCCGTCCGGCCTCGCCGCCCAGCTCGGCCGCGCGTTCCAGGCGGTGCGCGACGACGGCGGCGTTGAGGATCGCGGACCGCCGCGCGTGGTCGACGCCGGCCCGGTGCCACTCCCAGTCCGGGATCGCCCGGACCTGCTCGGGGGTGGGCGGGACCCGCATGCCGTCCGGGACGATCCCGGCCGGGCCGGGCGCGGGATCACCGAACCGCCACGCGAGCTCGCGGAACGAGCGCCGGGCCTCGGTCCCGGTGACCTTCTGCTCCAGGACGGCCGGCAGCAGCGTGTCCCACACCCGGCCGCTGGCGCCGAGCCGCAGGCCGGGGCGGCGGTGCACCGCGTCGGCGACGACCGGGTGGTGCGCCACGAACCCGGCCGGGTCGTCGTCGGCGCCGAGCAGGGACGGCAGCCGGTCGATCTCCCGGGCCGCGCCGGGGCCCCAGCCGGTGGCGCGGACCGTCCCGTGCGTCCCCCCACCGGAGCGGCGGCGGATCGCGACGGTCGCGGGGCCCTCGGGCGTCGTCGACACCCGCCAGATCACGCCGCCCTCCCCGACGGTCCGCCAGGTCGGGTCGCCGCGGCCGCGGCGCAGCGGGGACAGGACGCCGTACAGGTCGAGCGGGTACGGCGGCCGCCACTCCCGGTCGAGCACCGGCTCACACGTCCGGCGAGAACCGGACCCCGTGCGGCGGCAGCGTGACGTCCGGCCAGACCCGCATGTCGTGCCGCAGCTCGCAGTGCGCGCCGATCACCGCCCGGTCGCCGACGACGGTGTCCCGCACGCTCGCGCCCTCCTCGACGACCGCGCCCGCGCCGATCACCGAGCTCACCACGACCGCGCCGGCGCCGACGACGGCACCGTCGAACAGCATGGAGCCCTCGACCTTCGCTCCGGAGCCGATCCGGGCGCCGTGTCCGACGGTGGTCCCGCCGAACACGAACGCGTCCGCGGCCACCTCGGCGCCGTCGAGGATCATCGCCTCGCCGGTCGGGCCGGGCAGGGCCGCCGACGGTGCGACCCCCCGCACGAGGTCGGCCGAGCCGTGCACCAGGTCGCCCGGGGTTCCCATGTCCCGCCAGTACGCGACGTCGACGTGCCCCTGGACGTGCGCGCCGGAGGCCAGCAGGCCGGGGAACGTCTCGCGTTCCACCGACACCGGGCGGCCCTGCGGGATGGTGTCGATGACCTCGCGCCGGAAGACGTAGCAGCCGGCGTTGATCTGGTCGGTGGGCGGGTCCTCGGTCTTCTCCAGGAACTCGAGCACCCGTCCGGACGCGTCGGTGGGCACGCAGCCGAACGCCCGCGGGTTCTGCACCCGCACCAGGTGCAGCGTGACGTCCGCACCCGAGCCGCGGTGGGTGTCGGCGACGGCCTTCAGGTCGGTGCCGGCGAGCACGTCACCGTTGAAGATCATCACGTGGTCGGCGGAGAGCTTCTGCGCCACGTTGCGGATGCCGCCGCCGGTGCCCAGCGGCTCGGTCTCGGTCACGTAGGTCAGGTCCAGGCCCAGCGCCGACCCGTCCCCGAAGTGCTCCTCGAAGGTCGAGGCCAGGTAGCTGGTGCCCAGCACGGCCCGCCGGATCCCGGCCTCCCGGATCCGGGACAGCAGGTGCGCCAGGAACGGCACCCCCGCGGTCGGCAGCATCGGCTTGGGCGCCGACAGGGTCAGTGGCCGCAGCCGGGTGCCCTTGCCCCCGACCAGCACGACCGCCTCGACGTCCTGCAACGCGGTTCCCCCTCAGGTGTTCACTCGTCGTCTCGCGTCCGGTCAGCCCGCCCGGGCCGCCAGCCCGGAGCGGACGGCCAGACCGGCCCGCAGCGCGGCCCGCAGCGGCGCGCGGAGCGGCCCGGGATTCCGGTCCGCCAGGTAGCGGTAGGCGCTGCGGTGGTGCTCGGCGCGCATCCGCGCCGACACCTCCGGCTTCCCCGTGGACGCCCCGCCCACGTGCACCACCTCGGCCGAGGGTACGTAGACGTTCCGCCAGCCCGCGCGGGCGAGGCGGTCCCCCAGGTCGACGTCCTCGAAGTACATGAAGTAGCGCGGGTCGAACCCGTCGACCGAGTCGAACGCGGCCCGGCGCAGCAGCAGGCACGACCCGGACAGCCACCCGGCCGCCCGCTCGGTGAGGTCCTCGCGGCTGCGGCGGTAGGCGGCCGTCCACGGGTTGTCCGGCCAGACCGGGCCCAGCGCGGCGTGCCCGGCGCCCGCGACCAGCGACGGCAGCTCCCGGGCCGACGGGTAGACCGCACCGGACGGCTCCCGGATCAGCGGCCCGAGCGCCCCGGCCCGCGGGTGCCGGCGACCCGCGTCGAGCAGGGTGTCCAGCGCGCCGCGGCCCCATTCCAGGTCCGGGTTCGCGACGACGACCCAGCCGTAGGCCGCGTCCAGGGCGGCGACCCCGCGGTTCGCGGCGGCGCCGTAGCCGACGTTCTCGCCGATCGGCAGGAAGGTGACCTCCGGGCGCTGTGCGGCGGCCCGCTCCGGCGCCCCGTCGACCGAGCCGTTGTCCGCCAGCACGACGGGCACGTCGGTCCGGGTGGTCGCGCCGGCCAGCGAGTCCAGGAACGTGTCCAGGGTGCGGCCCGGCGAGTAGGTCACCGTCACGACGGCGAGCTCGTCGCCGTAGGGCTGCACGCGTTCCCGCACGGGCTGAACGCTAGCGAGACCGGATCCGCGCCGCTCCGGCGGGGACCGCCGGGGCGGCCCCGATCGCGACCGCGAAGATCACACCGCGTGATCGTGGCCGCGGGGCGCGGGACCGCCCGCAGCGCCGGAAGGCCGGGTGAGCAGCGACGACGCGGTCGGCCGGCACGTCATCCTCAAGTCACCGTGGGGTACGGCCACCGGGCGACGCCGCCGACACGCACACCCCGAGGGCCCGCGCCGGTCGCCGGCATGCTGCACCCTGGACGCGACCGGGCAGCCCCGGTCACTCCGACGCGCGGCCCCCGTCCCGGGTTCCGCACGGCACCCGGCCGGGTGGTGCCGTGCCGGTCCCCGGCCGGTCACGCTGCTGTCGGCGACCGTGCGCGACGACCGGCCCGGCGGGCCCCGACCGACTCCGAGGTGAGGCGAGCATGAGCGACCGCGACCGGCCCGCCGCGGCCGCCCGCGCCGCCGCCCGCCGGTCCGCGCGCCCGCCGGCCCGGGACCGGCCCGCGCCCCGGCCACCGGCCGGGCGGCGCTGGCTGCACCGGTTCCAGGTGGTCGTCGCCGCGCTGTCCGCGCTCACCGTGCTGCTCACCGGGGCGGTCTGGACCCTCTACCGGGACGTGACCGCCGGCATCACCACCACCAACGTGATCTTCGGCGGGTCGTCGGGCGGCGGGCAGAACATCCTGCTGGTCGGCGTCGACAGCCGGACCGACGCGCAGGGCAACCCGCTCCCCGACGAGGTGCTGGCCCAGCTGCGCAGCGGCGCCGAGTCCGGCGTCCTGAACTCCGACACGGTCATCGTCGTGCACGTCCCGGCCGACGGGACGAGCGCGACCGCGTTCTCGATCCCGCGCGACACCGAGGTCCGGATCCCCGGCCTGGGCCGCAACAAGGTCAACGCGGCCTACCCGCAGACGAAGGCGGAGGCCGCCTCCCGGCTGTCGGCCGAGGGCGTGACCGACCCCCGGCGGATCGACCAGGAGTCGTCGCAGGCCGGCCGGCAGGCGCTGATCGGCGCGGTGCAGGACCTCACCGGGCTCGGCATCGACCACTACGCCGAGGTCAACCTGCTCGGCTTCTACAACCTCACCCGCGCGATCGGCGGCGTCGAGGTGTGCCTGAAGGCGCCGGCCCGGGACGCGTTCTCCGGGGCGGACTTCCCGGCCGGCCCGCAGACGATCTCCGGCGGGGACGCGCTCGCGTTCGTCCGGCAGCGGCACGGGCTCGCCGGCGGCGACCTCTCCCGGATCACCCGGCAGCAGGTGTTCCTCGCCGCGGTCGCGAACAAGGTGCTGTCCTCGGGCACGCTGACCGACCCGGCGAAGCTGGGGGCGCTGATCGAGGTCGTGCAGCAGTCGGTGGTCATCGACAGCGGCTGGGACGTCCTCGGGTTCGCCCGGGAGGCGTCCCAGATCGCGGCCGGGAACATGGACTTCCACACCATCCCGACCGGCCCGACCGAGGACACCGGGCACGGCGACGTGCTCAGCGCCGACCCGCGCGCGGTCCAGGAGTTCGTCACCCGGCACACCGACCCGGAGCCCGCACCGCCCGCGGAGGCCGCCGCGGCGCCGGCACCGGCCCCGGTCGTCGCCGACGTCGGCAACGGGTCCGGGACGACCGGTCTGGCCGCCCAGGTCGCCACGATCCTCGGGCAGAACGGGGTCACCCCCGGGGCGATCGGGAACGCCCCGGACCGGACCACCTCGGTCGTCCGCTACAGCCAGGCCGACGGCGACGCCGCGGCCCGCCGGGTGGCCGACGCGCTCGGCGGGATCGGCGTCGAGCAGTCCGACGGGGTCGCGCAGGGACGGGTGCAGGTGCTGATCGGCACCGACTTCGCGGCACCGCAGGCGGGGGGCGCGCCGGAGCAGGCCCCGGCCCCGGCCACCCCACCGATCACCGCGGGCGGGGTGCCCTGCATCGACTGAACGGGCCCGGTGCCGGGTAGCGTCGGCCGGCGATGACGACCGTCTTCGGCTCCGGCCTGTTCCTCACCGACGCCCTGCTCGGGCCCGCGCTCGGCGCGGCCGCGGCCCGGCCGCTGTTCACCCACTACGACGACGCCACCGGCGAGCGGGTGGAGCTGTCCGGCACCACCACCGCGAACTGGACGGCGAAGGCGGCGAACCTGCTGCGCGACGAGTGCGACGTCGAGCCCGGCACCCGGATCGCGGTGCTGCTGCCCGCGCACTGGCAGACGGCGGCGGTGCTGCTGGCCGGCTGGTCCTGCGGGGCGGAGCTGGTGGGCGACCCGGCCGCGGCCGACGTCGTGCTCGTCGACGCCGCCCGGCTGGACACCGCGCTGGCCGCCGGCGCGGCGACGGTCGTGGCGTTCTCGCTGGACGCGTTCGGCCGCGGCCTGACCGGGCTCCCGGCCGGGACGATCGACTTCGCGACCGAGGTGCGGGTGCACGGCGACGAGTTCGTGCCGTGGGATCCGGTCGACGGCGACGCCCCGGCCTGGGACGGCGCGTCCGGCGCGCAGGTGCTCGACGCCGCCCGGGCCCGCGCCCCCGAGCTGGGGATCGCCGCCGGGGACCGGGTGCTGTCGACCGCGGGCTGGGACTCGGCGGAGGGCCTGCGCGACGGGCTGCTCGCGGTGCTGGCCGCCGGGGCGTCGCTGGTGCAGGTGGTGAATCCCTCCGGAGACGCTGCGGCACTGGACCACCGGGCCGAGACCGAGCGCTGCACGGTGCGGCTGTCCTCCCTGGTGTGAGGCCCACCGGGGTGTCGTGAGACGCTGGTCGACCGTGAACCCCAGCCCCACCCCTGCGCCCGGCACCCGGGTGAGCGCCCGGGACGTCGACGACGCGGCGGCCCGGCTCCGCGCCGTGATCGGCCCGACCCCGCTGCAGCTCAACCCGCGGCTCTCCGACGCGCTGCACGGCGAGGTGTGGGTGAAGCGCGAGGACCTGCAGCCGGTCCGCTCCTACAAGATCCGCGGCGCCTACAACCTGATCGCCCAGCTGCCCGCGGCCGACCGCGCCGCCGGGGTGGTGTGCGCGAGCGCCGGCAACCACGCCCAGGGCGTCGCGTTCGCCTGCCAGCGGCTCGGCGTGCGCGGGCGCGTCTACCTGCCCGGGACGACGCCGCGGCAGAAGCGCGACCGGGTCGCCCGGCTGGGCCGCGACGCCGTCGAGATCCGGGTCGTGGGCAACACCTACGACGAGGCCGCCGCCGCGGCCCGCGCGGACGCCGAGTCGACCGGCGCCACCCAGGTCCCGGCGTTCGACGACCCGCGCACCGTCGCCGGCCAGGGCACCATCGCCCGGGAGGTCCTGTCCCAGCTGGCCGACCCGCCGGACGTGCTCGTCGTGCCGGTCGGCGGCGGCGGGCTGCTCGCCGGGGCGATCACCTACCTGCGCGAGCACGCCCCGGCCACCCGGATCGTCGGCGTCGAACCGGCCGGTGCGGCCAGCATGGCCGCCGCGCTCGGCGCGGGCGAGCCGGTGGAGCTGGGCACCCTGGACCCGTTCGTCGACGGTGCCGCCGTGCGCAAGGTCGGCGCCGCCACGTTCGACGTGGTCCGCGACTCGGGCGTGGAGCTGGTCGCGGTGCCCGAGGGTCGCATCTGCGTCGAGATGCTGGCGCTCTACCAGTCCGACGGGATCATCGCCGAGCCCGCCGGGGCGCTGTCCCCGGCCGCGCTGGACCAGCTCGACATCCCGCGCAACGCGCACACCGTGTGCCTGCTGTCCGGCGGGAACAACGACGTCAGCCGGTACGCCGACATCGTCGAGCGGGCCCTGGTCTTCGAGGGCCGCAAGCACTACTTCCTCGTCGAGTTCCCGCAGGAGCCGGGGGCGCTGCGGCGGTTCCTCGACGACGTGCTCGGCCCGGACGACGACATCACGCTGTTCGAGTACATCAAGCGCTCGAACCGGGAGACCGGGCCCGCGCTGGTCGGGCTCGAGCTGGGCTCCCCGGACGACCTCCCCGCGCTGCTCAAGCGGATGGAGGAGGCCCCGCCGCACATCGAGCAGATCCCGCCGGACAGCCCGCTGTTCGGGTTCATCCTGTAGCTCGTGAGGTGCGAAGGGCCAGGTGCAGCACGACGCCGGCGACCAGCCCCCAGAACGCCGCCCCGATCCCCGCGACGGTGATCCCGGCGGCGGAGAGCAGGAACGTCGCCGCGGCGGGCACCCGCGCGACCACCGCGTCCGGCGCGCCGTCCGGTACGGCGAACGCCGCCGCCAGCGCCGCCGCGAACGTCCCGAGCAGCGCCAGCCCGGCGACCGACTCGATCACGCCGGGCGGGGCGGCGGCGATCAGCGCCGCCATCGTCGTCGCGAGCGGGGCCAGCACCAGGCAGGCCCAGCCGTTGGCCTGCGAGGCGATCCAGCGCCGCGCGGGGTCCGGGTGGGCCTCCGGTGACGCGGGCAGCGCCGCCGTGATCGCCGCGAGGTTGATCGCGTGCCCGCCGGCGGGGGCGCCGAGCAGGGTCCCGGCGCCGGTGAGCACCATCGCGTGCCGCCACGGCACCCGGAACCCGGCCGCCGCCAGCACCGCCATGCCGGGCACGTTCTGCGAGGCCATCGTCACCACGTAGAGCGGCAGCGCGACGCCGACGACGGCCGCGACCGAGAACGACGGCGCCGTCACCGTCACCGCGGGCAGGCGCAGCCAGGACCAGCCGTCGGCGAGCCCCACGACGATCGCCAGGGCGAGCCCGAACGCCGCCGGCGACGCCCAGCGCGGCGCGAACCGCTGCAGCGCCACCCACACGACGACGATCGGCGCGACGAGCAACGGCTGCGCCACCAGCGCGCGCACCGGCTCCAGGCACAGCGGCAGCAGCACCCCGGCCAGCATCGCCTGCGCGACCGGCGCCGGGATGGCGCCGACGAGCCGGCCCAGCGGGCGCACCAGCCCGGTGAGCACGATCAGCACACCGGTCACGACGAACGCCCCGACCACGGCCGGCCAGCCGCCGGCGACGGCGCCGGTGGAGGCGAGCAGCGCGGCCCCGGGCGTCGACCAGGCGATGGTCAGCGGGCGGCGGAAGCGACGGCTGAGCCAGACCGTCGCGGCGCCCTGCAACGCGGTGAGCACCACCAGCCCGGACGCCGCCTGGGCCGGGTCGGCACCGGCCGCGGCCAGCCCGGCCAGGACGACGGCGAACGAGCTGGTGACACCGACGACCGCGGCGACGATCCCGACCGACGCCGGCTGCGTCCACGACCGTTCCACAAACAGAACCGTACGGCATGGCGTTCCGTATACGGAACGACCCGTACGCTCGGGCCGTGGAGCAGCAGCCGGACGACGTGCGGGCCGCCGTGGGCGGGCGCCTGCGGGCCGCCCGCGCCGCCCGCGGGCTGTCGGTCGGCGCGCTCGCCGCCCGCGCCGGAATCGGCAAGGGGTCGCTGTCCGAGCTCGAGAACGGCAGCCGCAACCCGACCCTGTCCACCCTCTACGCGCTGGCGAACACCCTCGAGCTCCCCCTGTCGGAGCTGCTCGCCGACCGGCCGGGCACCGAGGTCGCCTCGCCGGGGATCACCGCCCGGCTGCTGGAGACCACGACCGGTGACGAGGGCACCGTCGAGGTCTACGCGCTCACCCTCTCGCCGGGCGCCGTGCACGTCTCCGCCGCGCACGGCCCGCACGTCGTCGAGCACCTGCTGGTCACCCGCGGGGCGGCCCGGGCCGGGCCGGCCGGCGCGGAGACCGACCTGGAGACCGGGGCGGGCACCGCGTGGACCAGCGACGTCGAGCACACCTACCGGGCGCTCGGCGGCCGCCCGGCCTCGGC
It contains:
- a CDS encoding site-2 protease family protein; this encodes MPALTRRVSPWFLLLVGVTVLGGVLAAAAVPARSEAMAVAGVFVIVLAGWAVSLCLHEFGHAITAYRGGDTSVAAKGYLTLDVRRYTDPGLSLVLPLIILLVGGLPLPGGAVWINQWALRSRARRSAVSMAGPVANLVLGIVLIVVVGVFPAMPTPVAAGLSALALFQIVAFVLNMLPVPGLDGWGALEPYLPVPAQRFGERVRPWAPLALLALLLFVPGVSTLFFAGTQILYTLAGGDARLAGQGFRALFFWQNL
- a CDS encoding NUDIX domain-containing protein; protein product: MVAAATAARELGAWDPEGEDQRALKHALLAFLDTRPDDACDRSCVPGHLTASALVLDADGTHTLLTLHPRVGRWVQLGGHCEPRDESLRAAALREATEESGIAGLEIGEHPLHVDVHPVTCSLGVPTRHLDVRYLVRAPTGAQPRISDESLDLRWWPVDGLPGDGDTLAAMVAAARGSARRTVL
- a CDS encoding coenzyme F420-0:L-glutamate ligase; its protein translation is MSTEFPDHAASGLEIVAVPGLPEFRPGDDLTAALAEHLPWLADGDVLVVTSKVFSKVEGRLVPAPADEQERDALRRSLVDGETERILARRGKTVIVAGKLGVVQAAAGVDGSNVRRDELALLPADPDASAAALRDGLRDRLGVTVGVVVTDTLGRTWRVGQTDVAIGSAGVPVLHRYGGAVDAQGNDLLVTEIAVADELAAAADLVKGKLGGVPVAVVRGMRLDDDGSTARDLVRPLEDDLFWLGTDEAIARGRREAVLLRRSTRSFAADPVDPEALRRAVGTALTAPAPHHSTPFRFVWLRDPERRAAVLDALRARWRADLAADGRPADEIERRLARGDLLRRAPELVLAFRSREGMHAYGDARDAAERDMFTVAGGAAVQALLVALAAEGLASCWVGSTIFAPDVARAALDLPADWEALGAVAVGVPAEPLEPRAPRDPHDGLIEL
- the cofD gene encoding 2-phospho-L-lactate transferase, which produces MKVTVLVGGVGGARFLQGVKAALGLPAVGPGWEGDVDDHPHQVDAVVNVGDDIWLHGLRVCPDLDTCMYTLGGGIDTAKGWGRSGETWSIREELEAYEAEPTWFGLGDRDVATHLVRTRMLRAGYPLSQVTEALCHRWRPGVRLLPATDDRVETHVVIDNPDAPADDEAAPQVAVHFQEWWIRHRAEPKAYRFASVGADQAGILPDARASIAGADVVLVAPSNPVVSIGTIVSVPGVAQALAATPAPVVGLSPIVGGAPVRGMADRCLTAIGVETSAEGVGRHYGGRGEGGLLDGYLVHTGDTATVPGATVREVPLLMTGTEATAAMARAAFDLAGVRVD
- a CDS encoding DNA-3-methyladenine glycosylase 2 family protein, with translation MLDREWRPPYPLDLYGVLSPLRRGRGDPTWRTVGEGGVIWRVSTTPEGPATVAIRRRSGGGTHGTVRATGWGPGAAREIDRLPSLLGADDDPAGFVAHHPVVADAVHRRPGLRLGASGRVWDTLLPAVLEQKVTGTEARRSFRELAWRFGDPAPGPAGIVPDGMRVPPTPEQVRAIPDWEWHRAGVDHARRSAILNAAVVAHRLERAAELGGEAGRELLRRVPGIGVWTAAEVAQRVWGDPDAVSFGDFHIPNTVGWALLGHDLDDAGLLEVLRPYAPQRQRAVRYIEASGFRRPRFGPRFSPRDHRAI
- a CDS encoding sugar phosphate nucleotidyltransferase, translated to MQDVEAVVLVGGKGTRLRPLTLSAPKPMLPTAGVPFLAHLLSRIREAGIRRAVLGTSYLASTFEEHFGDGSALGLDLTYVTETEPLGTGGGIRNVAQKLSADHVMIFNGDVLAGTDLKAVADTHRGSGADVTLHLVRVQNPRAFGCVPTDASGRVLEFLEKTEDPPTDQINAGCYVFRREVIDTIPQGRPVSVERETFPGLLASGAHVQGHVDVAYWRDMGTPGDLVHGSADLVRGVAPSAALPGPTGEAMILDGAEVAADAFVFGGTTVGHGARIGSGAKVEGSMLFDGAVVGAGAVVVSSVIGAGAVVEEGASVRDTVVGDRAVIGAHCELRHDMRVWPDVTLPPHGVRFSPDV
- a CDS encoding glycosyltransferase, which codes for MRERVQPYGDELAVVTVTYSPGRTLDTFLDSLAGATTRTDVPVVLADNGSVDGAPERAAAQRPEVTFLPIGENVGYGAAANRGVAALDAAYGWVVVANPDLEWGRGALDTLLDAGRRHPRAGALGPLIREPSGAVYPSARELPSLVAGAGHAALGPVWPDNPWTAAYRRSREDLTERAAGWLSGSCLLLRRAAFDSVDGFDPRYFMYFEDVDLGDRLARAGWRNVYVPSAEVVHVGGASTGKPEVSARMRAEHHRSAYRYLADRNPGPLRAPLRAALRAGLAVRSGLAARAG
- a CDS encoding LCP family protein — its product is MSDRDRPAAAARAAARRSARPPARDRPAPRPPAGRRWLHRFQVVVAALSALTVLLTGAVWTLYRDVTAGITTTNVIFGGSSGGGQNILLVGVDSRTDAQGNPLPDEVLAQLRSGAESGVLNSDTVIVVHVPADGTSATAFSIPRDTEVRIPGLGRNKVNAAYPQTKAEAASRLSAEGVTDPRRIDQESSQAGRQALIGAVQDLTGLGIDHYAEVNLLGFYNLTRAIGGVEVCLKAPARDAFSGADFPAGPQTISGGDALAFVRQRHGLAGGDLSRITRQQVFLAAVANKVLSSGTLTDPAKLGALIEVVQQSVVIDSGWDVLGFAREASQIAAGNMDFHTIPTGPTEDTGHGDVLSADPRAVQEFVTRHTDPEPAPPAEAAAAPAPAPVVADVGNGSGTTGLAAQVATILGQNGVTPGAIGNAPDRTTSVVRYSQADGDAAARRVADALGGIGVEQSDGVAQGRVQVLIGTDFAAPQAGGAPEQAPAPATPPITAGGVPCID
- a CDS encoding TIGR03089 family protein — protein: MTTVFGSGLFLTDALLGPALGAAAARPLFTHYDDATGERVELSGTTTANWTAKAANLLRDECDVEPGTRIAVLLPAHWQTAAVLLAGWSCGAELVGDPAAADVVLVDAARLDTALAAGAATVVAFSLDAFGRGLTGLPAGTIDFATEVRVHGDEFVPWDPVDGDAPAWDGASGAQVLDAARARAPELGIAAGDRVLSTAGWDSAEGLRDGLLAVLAAGASLVQVVNPSGDAAALDHRAETERCTVRLSSLV